A genomic stretch from Bos javanicus breed banteng chromosome 3, ARS-OSU_banteng_1.0, whole genome shotgun sequence includes:
- the LOC133245369 gene encoding LOW QUALITY PROTEIN: zinc finger and BTB domain-containing protein 26-like (The sequence of the model RefSeq protein was modified relative to this genomic sequence to represent the inferred CDS: inserted 2 bases in 1 codon) — MSERSDLLHFKFENYGDSMLQKMNKLREENTFCDVTVLIDDIEVQGHKIVFAAGSPFLRDQFLLNDSREVKISKLQSSEVGRQLLLSCYSGVLEFLEMELVNYLTAASFLQMSHFVERCTQALWKFIKPKQPMESKEGCEPQSASPQSKEHQRDARGSPKQDSPCIHPSEDSMDIEDSDIQIVKVESTGDVSEVRNKKDQNQFISSEPTALHSSEPQHXLINSTVENRVSEIEQNHLHNYALSYTGSDNIIMASKDVFGPNIRGVDKGLQWHHQCPKCTRVFRHLENYANHLKMHKLFMRLLCGKTSTQKGNLHRHMRVHAGIKPFQCKICGKTFSQKYSLQDHLNLHSGDKPHKCNYCDMVFAHKPVLRKHLKQLHGKNSFDNANERNVQDLTVDFDSFACTTVTDSKGCQPQPDAAQVLDAGKLAQAVLNLRNDSTCVN, encoded by the exons ATGTCTGAAAGATCAGATCTCCTTCACTTCAAGTTTGAAAATTATGGAGATTCAATGTtacaaaaaatgaacaaattaagaGAAGAGAATACATTTTGTGATGTTACAGTTCTCATAGATGATATTGAGGTACAGGGGCATAAAATTGTGTTTGCTGCAGGTTCCCCCTTCTTAAGAGACCAGTTTTTACTGAACGATTCGAGAGAGGTGAAAATCTCCAAATTGCAGAGCTCCGAAGTGGGGAGACAATTGCTCTTGTCGTGCTATAGTGGTGTGCTGGAATTCCTCGAGATGGAACTGGTCAATTACTTGACTGCTGCGAGTTTTCTTCAGATGAGTCACTTTGTAGAACGGTGCACGCAGGCCTTGTGGAAGTTTATAAAGCCAAAACAGCCAATGGAAAGTAAAGAGGGATGTGAACCACAGAGTGCTTCTCCCCAGTCGAAAGAACATCAGAGAGATGCCAGAGGCTCCCCAAAGCAGGACTCACCTTGTATTCACCCATCTGAAGACAGTATGGATATAGAGGACAGTGATATTCAGATCGTTAAGGTAGAATCTACTGGGGATGTATCAGaggttagaaataaaaaagatcagaACCAGTTTATTTCTTCTGAACCCACTGCTTTACATTCATCCGAGCCCCAGCA TCTGATAAATTCAACTGTGGAAAACAGAGTAAGTGAAATAGAGCAAAACCATCTCCACAATTATGCCCTCTCTTACACAGGCAGTGATAACATCATCATGGCCTCGAAAGATGTCTTTGGGCCTAATATTCGAGGTGTAGACAAAGGCCTGCAGTGGCACCACCAGTGCCCAAAGTGTACCAGGGTGTTTCGTCACCTGGAGAACTAcgccaaccatttaaaaatgcacaaactCTTTATGCGTCTACTCTGCGGCAAGACTTCTACTCAGAAAGGCAACCTTCATCGACACATGCGTGTGCATGCCGGCATTAAACCTTTCCAGTGTAAAATCTGTGGGAAAACCTTTTCTCAGAAGTATTCCTTACAGGATCATCTTAACCTTCACAGTGGAGACAAGCCCCATAAGTGTAACTATTGTGACATGGTTTTTGCACATAAGCCAGTTTTGAGGAAGCACCTTAAACAGCTGCATGGCAAAAACAGCTTTGATAATGCCAATGAAAGAAATGTGCAAGACCTCACTGTGGACTTTGATTCTTTTGCGTGTACAACAGTCACAGACTCTAAAGGGTGTCAGCCGCAGCCTGATGCGGCACAGGTCCTGGATGCCGGTAAACTGGCCCAAGCTGTCCTGAACTTAAGGAACGATAGCACTTGCGTGAATTAA